A genomic region of Papaver somniferum cultivar HN1 chromosome 7, ASM357369v1, whole genome shotgun sequence contains the following coding sequences:
- the LOC113295463 gene encoding uncharacterized protein LOC113295463, with translation MVKDKKRSDREGFEEDIDLELSLGPSYLRRKNIRSSSSPPNNITMPPPVPSVGYGFRDIGDGAAGIGNSYGGGGGGGIVPPVNHGGGGFSIPNHPGSGGGRRHSRVRVRAETAVDLAVPPFEWATNRFAKIHGRDHLISKGIHTITGEVQCKKCEHRCSLEYDLQSKLLEVGSFIYHNKEDLCHRATDNWMTPRLETCPRCDQPNSLKPVMPSDKGLINWLFLLLGQMIGCCTLEQLKFYCDKNSLHRTGAKDRLIFLTYLSLCKQLDPTGPFELDGC, from the coding sequence atGGTGAAAGATAAGAAAAGATCTGACCGTGAAGGTTTTGAAGAAGATATAGACTTGGAGCTTTCACTTGGTCCTTCATacttaagaagaaaaaacatAAGGTCATCTTCTTCCCCACCTAATAATATTACTATGCCTCCTCCTGTTCCTTCAGTTGGTTATGGTTTTCGTGATATTGGTGATGGTGCTGCAGGTATTGGTAAtagttatggtggtggtggtggtggtggtatagTTCCTCCTGTTAATCATGGAGGCGGTGGTTTTTCTATACCTAATCATCCTGGCAGTGGTGGTGGTCGTCGACATTCAAGAGTACGTGTACGAGCAGAGACTGCTGTTGATTTGGCTGTACCACCATTCGAGTGGGCAACGAATAGATTTGCCAAAATTCATGGCAGGGATCATCTGATATCAAAAGGTATACATACAATAACCGGTGAAGTTCAGTGCAAAAAGTGTGAGCATCGCTGCAGTCTCGAGTACGATCTACAGAGTAAGCTATTGGAGGTTGGTTCTTTCATTTACCACAACAAAGAGGATTTGTGTCATCGAGCTACAGATAATTGGATGACGCCGCGTCTAGAAACCTGTCCACGCTGCGATCAGCCAAATTCATTGAAACCAGTAATGCCATCTGACAAAGGGTTGATAAATTGGTTGTTCTTGCTCTTGGGCCAAATGATTGGGTGTTGTACACTTGAACAGTTGAAGTTCTATTGTGATAAGAACTCTCTTCATCGTACTGGGGCTAAGGACCGTCTTATTTTTCTGACTTATCTTTCGCTCTGCAAACAACTTGATCCAACTGGTCCGTTCGAGCTTGACGGATGTTAA